The Alphaproteobacteria bacterium genome has a segment encoding these proteins:
- a CDS encoding CDP-alcohol phosphatidyltransferase family protein: MYRDRLTASGNRWLRVSAIANDARLMVALTALPVILLGAAVLPTWDTFILTLAMYGLAAIALMFCAARAGQMLRFGHANRVTWIRVALTVIVAGALAGTDTPTLVNWWVIAALAGVALALDGIDGYLARRYAACTTFGARFDMETDAALILVLSLLIGLSDKTGLWILAVGALRYIFVAAGWIWPRLTRPLPYSAFRRAVCAIQVGALVICLLPVVTSNAATVIGGIALTMLCLSFGRDTLWLAAGPDPEAGRTAEQQYKGNR; the protein is encoded by the coding sequence ATGTATCGTGACCGACTGACGGCTTCCGGAAACCGCTGGCTACGCGTTTCCGCCATCGCCAACGATGCCCGCCTGATGGTCGCCCTTACGGCGCTGCCCGTCATTCTGCTGGGCGCCGCCGTACTGCCGACCTGGGATACCTTTATACTGACACTGGCGATGTACGGGCTGGCGGCAATCGCGCTGATGTTCTGCGCCGCGCGGGCGGGCCAGATGCTGCGGTTCGGCCACGCCAACCGCGTGACCTGGATCCGCGTGGCCCTGACCGTTATCGTCGCCGGAGCTCTGGCCGGAACCGACACCCCGACCCTCGTAAACTGGTGGGTTATCGCGGCGCTGGCGGGGGTCGCCCTGGCGCTGGACGGAATTGACGGGTATCTGGCGCGCCGCTACGCCGCGTGCACGACCTTCGGCGCCCGGTTCGACATGGAAACCGACGCAGCGCTGATTCTGGTGTTAAGCCTTCTGATCGGGCTCTCCGATAAAACGGGCCTGTGGATTCTCGCGGTCGGCGCATTGCGCTATATATTCGTCGCGGCGGGCTGGATCTGGCCAAGACTGACCCGCCCGCTGCCCTATAGCGCCTTCCGGCGCGCCGTTTGCGCGATTCAGGTCGGCGCGCTGGTGATATGCCTGCTTCCCGTGGTGACAAGCAACGCCGCGACCGTTATAGGCGGTATCGCCCTCACAATGCTGTGCTTGTCCTTTGGGCGGGACACATTATGGTTGGCTGCCGGGCCCGATCCCGAAGCCGGTCGGACCGCCGAACAGCAATACAAAGGTAACCGTTAA
- a CDS encoding RibD family protein encodes MAFVRRSRRAVPCAAGKTWTVNQTSESLTVYSGANPATAKELAAVDRHGTVTIDGGLPEPVAMLFRLYLPLCLPQGSFTVGHLGQSLDGRIAAENGASHYVTGSADILHNHRMRALFDAIIVGAGTAMHDDPQLTVRECEGENPVRVVIDTERRLPVALGLFQDEATPTLLLCAPDRVNGSARHGAAEIVPVARDSESLSPHAIRATLAGRGLQRLYIEGGGVTVSRFLKAECLDRLQVTVSPLIIGSGRPAIVLPEVTSLAEGLRPVTRRFDLGEDVMFECRFHE; translated from the coding sequence TTGGCCTTCGTAAGGCGGTCCCGTCGCGCGGTACCCTGCGCCGCCGGCAAGACATGGACCGTAAATCAGACATCTGAGTCGCTGACCGTTTATTCCGGCGCGAACCCCGCAACCGCAAAGGAACTGGCCGCCGTCGACCGGCACGGCACGGTGACGATCGACGGCGGCCTGCCGGAACCCGTTGCCATGCTGTTCCGGCTGTACCTGCCATTGTGCCTGCCGCAGGGCTCCTTCACGGTCGGCCATCTGGGGCAAAGCCTCGACGGGCGCATCGCGGCTGAAAACGGCGCGTCTCATTATGTCACCGGCTCGGCGGATATCCTGCACAACCACCGCATGCGCGCCCTGTTCGACGCGATCATCGTCGGCGCGGGAACAGCGATGCATGACGACCCCCAACTGACGGTGCGGGAATGCGAGGGGGAAAATCCCGTCCGTGTCGTGATCGATACGGAACGGCGCCTGCCGGTGGCGCTGGGCCTTTTCCAGGATGAGGCCACGCCGACATTGCTGCTTTGCGCGCCGGACCGGGTGAATGGAAGCGCACGCCACGGCGCGGCGGAAATCGTTCCCGTCGCCCGGGATTCGGAAAGCCTCTCACCACACGCGATTCGCGCCACGCTGGCCGGGCGCGGGCTGCAACGGCTGTATATCGAAGGCGGCGGCGTGACCGTGTCGCGGTTTCTCAAGGCGGAATGCCTCGACCGGTTGCAGGTGACGGTTTCGCCGCTCATCATCGGATCGGGCCGGCCCGCCATCGTGCTGCCGGAAGTGACCAGCCTGGCGGAGGGGCTGCGGCCCGTGACGCGCCGTTTCGACCTTGGCGAGGATGTCATGTTCGAATGCCGTTTTCATGAATGA
- the leuS gene encoding leucine--tRNA ligase codes for MSRYNVRENEAKWQRVWQDRRVFEVSEDSRREKYYVLEMFPYPSGRIHMGHVRNYTMGDVTARFKRAQGYNVLHPMGWDSFGLPAENAAFENNVHPAKWTRENVAAMRDQLKSMGLSIDWSREISTCEPEYYAWEQKMFLDFLQAGLAYRKESWVNWDPVEDTVLANEQVIDGRGWRSGAEVQKKLLSQWFFRITDFADDLLEGIGTLDRWPEKVRLMQTNWINRSEGAKVFFALDGRTDRLEVFTTRPDTLFGASFCALSPNHPLAVECGANDPALAEFLAECGRMGTSEAALESAEKKGYDTGLRARHPFRDGVTLPVYVANFVLMEYGAGAIFGCPAHDQRDLDFARKYGLPVVPVVCPRDADPASFAIGDEAYVDDGTLINSGFLDGMDVKTALSTAVRTLVEQGDGEGTVNYRLRDWGVSRQRYWGCPVPVIHCPDCGIVPVPARDLPVTLPEDVTFDAPGNPLDRHPTWKHVNCPACGAAATRETDTFDTFVESSWYFARFCGPVADAPFPRAAVDYWLPVDQYIGGVEHAVLHLLYARFFTRALRKCGYLGVDEPFAGLFTQGMVCHETYRSEKGGWLFPDQVSADADGRMVDVGSGAPVTVGRSEKMSKSRRNVVDPEVILETYGADSGRLFMMSDSPPERDLEWTEAGIEGAWRYVNRVWRLIVSPDAPVAPRGAVRPATLDEAAAKMERIIHRSISEVTDSLEQFRFNRAVALVRELTNALGDFNGDAPGHDWVRRFGFETTVQLLGPMMPHLTEELWQELGYSQLLADTPWPRADPSMLVEDTITIAVQVMGKLRGTIDMPRDADKALVEKSALALEQVQKITNGVTPKRIIVVPNKVVNVVV; via the coding sequence ATGAGTCGTTACAACGTCAGGGAAAACGAAGCCAAATGGCAGCGCGTTTGGCAGGACCGGCGCGTTTTCGAAGTTTCCGAAGACTCCCGCCGGGAAAAATATTATGTTCTTGAAATGTTCCCGTACCCGTCGGGCCGGATTCATATGGGCCATGTCCGCAATTACACGATGGGCGATGTAACCGCGCGGTTCAAGCGCGCGCAGGGATACAACGTCCTGCATCCGATGGGCTGGGATTCATTCGGGCTTCCGGCGGAAAACGCCGCATTCGAGAACAACGTCCATCCGGCCAAATGGACGCGCGAGAACGTCGCCGCCATGCGCGATCAGCTCAAATCGATGGGGCTGTCGATCGACTGGAGCCGCGAAATCTCAACCTGCGAGCCGGAATACTACGCCTGGGAACAGAAGATGTTCCTCGACTTCCTGCAGGCCGGCCTGGCCTACCGCAAGGAATCCTGGGTTAACTGGGACCCGGTCGAAGACACCGTTCTGGCCAATGAACAGGTCATCGACGGTCGCGGCTGGCGCTCGGGCGCGGAGGTCCAGAAGAAGCTTCTGTCGCAATGGTTCTTCAGGATCACCGATTTTGCCGACGACCTGCTGGAAGGGATCGGAACGCTGGACCGCTGGCCGGAAAAGGTCCGGCTGATGCAGACCAACTGGATCAACCGTTCGGAAGGGGCGAAGGTGTTCTTCGCGCTGGACGGACGCACCGACCGGCTGGAGGTTTTCACCACGCGGCCCGATACGCTGTTCGGCGCGTCGTTCTGCGCCCTGTCGCCCAACCATCCGCTGGCCGTGGAATGCGGCGCGAACGACCCGGCACTGGCGGAATTCCTTGCCGAATGCGGGCGCATGGGCACCAGCGAGGCGGCCCTGGAATCGGCGGAAAAGAAGGGTTACGACACCGGATTGCGCGCCAGGCACCCGTTCAGGGACGGTGTGACCCTGCCGGTCTATGTGGCGAACTTCGTGCTGATGGAATACGGCGCCGGCGCCATTTTCGGCTGCCCGGCCCATGACCAGCGCGACCTGGATTTCGCCCGGAAATACGGTCTGCCGGTGGTCCCGGTCGTCTGTCCGCGGGACGCCGACCCCGCGAGTTTCGCGATTGGCGACGAAGCCTATGTCGATGACGGCACGCTGATCAATTCCGGCTTCCTGGACGGCATGGACGTCAAAACAGCGTTGTCGACCGCCGTCCGCACTCTCGTGGAACAGGGCGATGGCGAAGGGACGGTGAATTACCGGTTGCGCGACTGGGGCGTTTCCCGGCAACGCTACTGGGGCTGTCCCGTTCCCGTGATTCACTGTCCGGATTGCGGTATCGTTCCCGTACCCGCAAGGGATCTGCCCGTGACATTGCCGGAGGATGTGACCTTCGACGCGCCGGGCAATCCGCTGGACCGGCACCCCACCTGGAAACATGTGAACTGCCCGGCCTGCGGCGCCGCCGCGACGCGCGAGACGGATACCTTCGACACCTTCGTCGAATCCTCCTGGTATTTCGCGCGGTTCTGCGGGCCGGTCGCCGATGCGCCCTTTCCCCGCGCGGCGGTCGATTACTGGCTGCCCGTCGATCAGTATATCGGCGGGGTCGAGCATGCGGTCCTGCACCTGCTCTATGCCCGGTTCTTTACCCGGGCGTTGCGAAAGTGCGGTTATCTGGGCGTGGACGAGCCTTTTGCCGGGCTGTTTACCCAGGGCATGGTGTGCCACGAAACCTACCGTAGCGAGAAGGGCGGCTGGTTGTTCCCCGATCAGGTGTCGGCGGACGCGGATGGCCGCATGGTCGACGTTGGCTCGGGCGCGCCCGTCACTGTCGGGCGGTCCGAGAAGATGAGCAAATCACGGCGCAACGTCGTCGATCCGGAAGTCATCCTGGAGACCTATGGCGCGGATTCCGGCCGGCTTTTCATGATGTCCGACAGTCCGCCGGAGCGCGACCTGGAATGGACCGAGGCCGGCATCGAAGGCGCCTGGCGTTACGTCAACCGGGTCTGGCGCCTGATCGTCAGCCCCGATGCCCCCGTCGCGCCACGGGGCGCGGTTCGGCCCGCAACCCTGGATGAAGCCGCCGCAAAGATGGAGCGGATTATCCATCGCTCGATTTCGGAAGTAACCGATTCGCTGGAACAGTTCCGGTTCAATCGCGCCGTGGCGCTGGTCCGTGAACTCACCAATGCCCTGGGCGATTTCAACGGCGATGCGCCGGGCCATGACTGGGTTCGGCGTTTCGGGTTCGAAACGACCGTTCAGTTGCTCGGCCCGATGATGCCGCATCTGACGGAGGAATTGTGGCAGGAACTGGGATATTCTCAACTGCTGGCGGATACGCCCTGGCCCCGGGCAGACCCGTCGATGCTGGTCGAGGATACGATCACCATTGCCGTACAGGTCATGGGCAAGCTTCGTGGCACGATCGACATGCCGCGGGACGCGGACAAGGCGCTGGTGGAGAAATCGGCGCTCGCGCTGGAGCAGGTTCAGAAGATCACCAATGGGGTTACACCGAAGCGGATAATCGTCGTGCCGAACAAGGTCGTCAATGTGGTCGTCTGA
- a CDS encoding YggS family pyridoxal phosphate-dependent enzyme: MTESIDFAAMLSDVRREIAEAAREAARDPASVTLVAVGKGHPAERSRAILAAGHRVFGENRVQEAAEKWPELKAAFPDARIHLIGPLQTNKVRQAVALFDAIETVDRSRLAQALAREFDRSGRQLPCYIQVNTGAEPQKSGILPEDADSFIAQCRDEFGLPVEGLMCIPPLDEEPSLHFALLREIAKRHDLKGLSMGMSADYRIAIAFGATLVRVGTAIFGTRPAH; this comes from the coding sequence ATGACTGAATCGATCGATTTCGCCGCCATGCTGAGCGATGTCCGACGCGAAATAGCCGAGGCCGCGCGGGAAGCCGCGCGCGATCCCGCTTCGGTCACGCTCGTCGCCGTCGGCAAGGGGCACCCCGCCGAACGGTCGCGCGCCATACTGGCCGCGGGCCATCGCGTGTTCGGCGAAAACCGTGTGCAGGAGGCAGCGGAAAAATGGCCGGAACTGAAAGCGGCATTCCCCGATGCGCGGATCCATCTGATCGGGCCGCTGCAGACCAACAAGGTCCGGCAGGCCGTCGCCCTGTTCGATGCGATCGAAACCGTGGACCGTTCGCGCCTGGCGCAGGCCCTGGCGCGGGAATTCGACCGCAGCGGCCGGCAATTGCCCTGCTATATCCAGGTGAATACCGGCGCCGAACCCCAGAAGTCGGGCATTCTGCCGGAAGACGCCGACAGTTTTATTGCGCAATGCCGGGATGAATTCGGCCTGCCTGTCGAAGGGCTGATGTGCATCCCCCCGCTTGACGAGGAACCGTCGCTGCATTTCGCCCTGCTGCGCGAGATCGCCAAACGTCATGATCTCAAGGGGCTCAGCATGGGCATGTCCGCGGATTACAGGATCGCGATTGCCTTCGGTGCGACCCTGGTGCGAGTCGGAACGGCTATTTTCGGGACCCGGCCGGCGCACTGA
- a CDS encoding zinc-binding alcohol dehydrogenase has protein sequence MNERAFWVAAPGRGEIRTAPGRDAGPGEVAVRALASGISRGTEALVFQGRVPESQYSVMRCPFQAGDFPGPVKYGYASVGALERDGTRVFCLHPHQDRYIVPAEMVVPVPDDVPDGRAVLAANMETAVNAMWDAGPRIGDRIAVVGGGVVGCFVAALSARLPGVSVELVDINPARAGIAAKLGVGFAAPATAAGDRDIVVHASGAPAGLTTALGLAGFEATVLEMSWYGDRMVPAPLGEAFHSRRLTLRSSQVGHVATSRRARRTHRDRMALGLELLRDPAFDCLLSETSAFADLPQTMARLAENPGDTLCHVVTYP, from the coding sequence ATGAATGAGCGCGCCTTCTGGGTCGCGGCTCCGGGCCGGGGCGAAATCCGAACGGCGCCCGGTCGCGACGCCGGACCGGGCGAAGTCGCGGTTCGGGCGCTGGCCAGCGGCATCAGCCGGGGCACGGAGGCGCTGGTGTTTCAGGGCCGGGTGCCGGAAAGTCAGTACAGTGTCATGCGCTGCCCGTTTCAGGCCGGCGATTTTCCGGGGCCGGTGAAATACGGCTATGCGTCGGTCGGGGCGCTGGAACGCGACGGCACGCGCGTATTCTGCCTGCATCCGCATCAGGACCGCTATATCGTGCCGGCGGAAATGGTGGTCCCGGTGCCCGATGACGTGCCGGACGGCCGCGCCGTGCTTGCCGCCAATATGGAAACGGCGGTCAACGCGATGTGGGATGCGGGGCCGCGCATCGGCGACCGAATCGCGGTGGTCGGCGGCGGTGTCGTCGGCTGTTTCGTCGCCGCCCTGTCGGCGCGCCTGCCGGGCGTGTCGGTCGAACTGGTCGATATCAACCCGGCGCGGGCCGGTATCGCGGCGAAACTCGGCGTCGGTTTCGCCGCCCCCGCCACGGCGGCCGGCGACCGCGACATCGTGGTGCACGCCAGCGGCGCGCCGGCCGGGCTGACAACGGCGCTGGGCCTGGCGGGGTTCGAGGCCACGGTGCTGGAAATGAGCTGGTATGGCGACCGGATGGTGCCGGCGCCATTGGGCGAAGCGTTTCATTCGCGTCGGCTGACCCTGCGGTCCAGCCAGGTCGGACATGTCGCGACCAGCCGGCGCGCGCGCCGTACGCATCGCGACCGTATGGCGCTCGGGCTGGAACTGCTGCGCGATCCGGCCTTCGACTGTCTGCTCAGCGAGACCTCGGCTTTCGCGGATCTGCCGCAAACCATGGCGCGGCTCGCGGAAAATCCCGGCGACACGCTCTGCCACGTCGTAACATACCCGTAA
- the ribA gene encoding GTP cyclohydrolase II: MPRNTESIFSAPVSLPGVNAISRVIGDLRRGRPVVLRGGKLALLVAAAEFGIDPAMLRGLSGNAVSCVTTALRAIALGLDPMEARAVSIMPAGGLTIASTTEIAGATLNSTRPVVTISSFGQPLQESAVDLMKFARLLPTALTTAITGDAAAFAAQHDFLTAGAEDVEGYRYAAAELSLSEIAADIPLEGAENARFIAFRPADGGKTHVAIVIGNPDPAEPVLTRLHSECFTGDLLGSLRCDCGDQLRGAVDAIAADGGGLLLYLAQEGRGIGLANKLRAYRLQDSGFDTIDANEELGFGADERVYGPAAGMLHRLGFSRIRLMTNNPAKVSALAEHGIEVIDRVTHTFPANGHNEHYLQTKAARSGHLF, encoded by the coding sequence ATGCCGCGTAATACCGAATCAATCTTTTCCGCACCCGTTTCCCTTCCCGGCGTAAACGCCATCAGCCGCGTGATCGGCGACCTGCGGCGGGGCCGGCCCGTCGTCCTGCGCGGCGGCAAGCTCGCGCTGCTCGTCGCGGCGGCGGAGTTCGGCATCGATCCCGCCATGTTGCGCGGGCTGAGCGGAAACGCGGTTTCCTGCGTGACGACCGCCCTGCGCGCAATCGCGCTCGGCCTCGACCCGATGGAGGCCAGGGCTGTTTCCATCATGCCGGCCGGCGGCCTGACAATCGCCAGCACGACCGAAATCGCCGGCGCGACGCTGAACAGCACGCGACCGGTCGTCACGATTTCGTCGTTCGGGCAGCCCCTGCAGGAATCCGCCGTCGATCTGATGAAATTTGCGCGGCTGCTGCCCACGGCGCTGACAACGGCGATTACCGGTGACGCGGCGGCTTTTGCGGCGCAGCATGATTTCCTGACCGCCGGCGCCGAGGATGTCGAGGGATACCGCTATGCCGCCGCCGAGCTGTCACTGTCCGAAATTGCCGCCGATATTCCCCTGGAAGGCGCCGAAAACGCCAGGTTCATCGCGTTCCGGCCGGCCGATGGCGGCAAGACCCACGTCGCCATCGTCATCGGCAATCCGGATCCTGCGGAGCCGGTCCTGACGCGGCTGCATTCGGAATGCTTTACCGGGGACCTTCTGGGCAGCCTGCGCTGCGACTGCGGCGACCAGCTGCGCGGCGCGGTGGATGCCATTGCCGCGGATGGCGGCGGGCTGCTGCTGTACCTGGCGCAGGAAGGCCGCGGTATCGGACTGGCCAACAAGCTGCGCGCCTACCGCCTGCAGGACAGCGGGTTCGATACCATCGACGCGAACGAGGAACTGGGCTTCGGCGCCGATGAACGGGTCTACGGGCCGGCGGCGGGCATGCTGCACCGGCTCGGCTTCAGCCGCATCCGGCTGATGACCAACAATCCCGCCAAGGTGTCGGCGCTGGCGGAACATGGCATCGAGGTCATCGACCGCGTGACCCATACGTTTCCGGCAAACGGCCATAACGAGCATTACCTCCAGACCAAGGCGGCGCGAAGCGGCCACCTGTTTTAG
- a CDS encoding DUF3576 domain-containing protein — MITSLLKIAAVLAIALSLTACESIGLVPDPPPPPENPGPSSGANGGLIETLFGGSDAGAAGGGSGIAVNSFLWRASLDTMSFMPLSSADPFGGVIITDWYSPPEAPNERVKVNIYILDRQLRADGLRISVFRQMLSSNQWQEAAVDPETVQDLENAILKRARELRITNNRSN, encoded by the coding sequence ATGATAACATCTCTTTTGAAAATTGCGGCCGTTCTGGCCATCGCGTTGTCCCTGACCGCCTGCGAGAGTATCGGCCTCGTGCCCGATCCGCCGCCCCCGCCCGAGAATCCCGGCCCGTCCTCGGGAGCCAATGGCGGGTTGATCGAGACCCTGTTTGGCGGCAGCGACGCCGGCGCTGCCGGCGGCGGTAGTGGAATTGCGGTAAACAGCTTCCTCTGGCGCGCGTCACTCGATACGATGTCGTTCATGCCGCTCAGTTCGGCGGACCCGTTCGGCGGCGTCATCATCACCGACTGGTATTCGCCCCCCGAAGCGCCGAACGAGCGCGTCAAGGTGAACATCTATATCCTCGACCGGCAGCTCCGCGCCGACGGATTGCGGATTTCGGTCTTCCGCCAGATGCTGTCGAGCAACCAGTGGCAGGAAGCGGCGGTGGACCCGGAAACGGTCCAGGATCTGGAGAATGCGATCCTGAAGCGTGCGCGGGAATTACGGATCACCAATAACCGCAGCAATTGA
- the lptE gene encoding LPS assembly lipoprotein LptE produces the protein MWSSDRYSARGGALLVALALLAGCGFQPLYGTTASSGGVTEQYQQIHVDPIPDRIGQQIRNFLLDRLNPYGQPARPAYRLTVEPTISITELGIKRDETATRALLLLHVRYSLLESATDRELFAASARSTNSFNIVDSEFATKSAENDALERAAREVSEAIRIRLGIFFKTGE, from the coding sequence ATGTGGTCGTCTGACCGCTATTCGGCACGTGGCGGCGCCCTGCTTGTCGCCCTCGCGTTGCTGGCGGGCTGCGGGTTTCAGCCGTTGTACGGAACCACAGCCTCGAGTGGCGGCGTGACCGAACAGTACCAGCAGATTCACGTGGATCCGATCCCCGACCGGATCGGACAGCAGATCCGCAATTTCCTGCTCGACCGGCTGAACCCCTACGGGCAACCCGCGCGCCCGGCATACCGTCTGACCGTCGAACCAACCATATCCATTACGGAACTCGGCATCAAACGGGATGAAACGGCAACTCGGGCGCTGCTGCTGCTGCATGTGCGGTATTCCCTGCTTGAATCCGCCACGGATCGGGAACTGTTCGCCGCTTCGGCGCGATCGACAAACAGTTTCAATATCGTGGATTCGGAATTTGCGACGAAGAGCGCCGAAAACGACGCTCTTGAGCGCGCCGCGCGCGAGGTCAGCGAGGCGATCCGAATCCGTCTCGGGATATTCTTCA
- a CDS encoding L,D-transpeptidase family protein — protein sequence MDLKVMADGTLQAGAARLRCALGRSGIRDAKTEGDGATPRGCYALRRVLYRADRLPPPETGLALAAIAPQDGWCDAPDDPAYNRPVTLPYPASAESLWRDDGLYDVVVVLGHNDDPPVAGKGSAIFMHVARPGYAPTEGCVALAIDDLLDVLRRCGPGDRVCISAPAGSRK from the coding sequence ATGGATTTAAAGGTAATGGCGGACGGCACCCTGCAGGCCGGCGCGGCGCGTTTGCGATGTGCGCTGGGGCGGTCGGGCATCCGCGACGCAAAGACCGAAGGCGACGGCGCCACGCCGCGTGGCTGTTACGCGCTGCGGCGGGTCCTGTACCGGGCGGACCGGCTCCCGCCGCCGGAAACCGGTCTCGCGCTCGCGGCCATCGCCCCGCAGGACGGGTGGTGCGACGCGCCGGACGATCCGGCCTATAACCGGCCGGTAACGCTGCCCTATCCCGCCAGCGCGGAATCCCTGTGGCGGGATGACGGGCTGTACGATGTGGTCGTTGTTCTGGGTCACAACGACGATCCGCCCGTCGCCGGAAAGGGCAGCGCCATTTTCATGCATGTCGCCAGACCCGGATACGCCCCGACGGAAGGTTGCGTCGCGCTGGCGATTGACGACCTGCTGGACGTCCTGCGCCGATGCGGGCCCGGCGACAGAGTCTGTATCAGTGCGCCGGCCGGGTCCCGAAAATAG
- a CDS encoding glycosyltransferase family 4 protein, producing the protein MPGPDTTHRCRADMDGASLIFVVPGSIEQRTGGTLYDRRIIDGMRAIGQPVTLVELPGRFPVCDPVAKSAADSVLHAAPDGTRIVIDGLALPGFAESLSDHRDRLRLTALIHHPLAAESGLDDGTRDALFALERAMLRDVGGIITTSPATARMLAGYDVAADRLATVLPGTDPAPRATGSNGGPVRLLCVATLIARKGHIRLISALADCAGLDWRLDCLGAADRDPAVTAAIRTEIAARSFADRVVLHGEADAAALAAAYDAADIFVLASALEGYGMAFAEALAHGLPVIASGDGAVRDTVPPMAGIIVPVGDHDALVAALTRMIADPALRAEKAAGARAAGSRLPDWPAAARQFTQALGLVPAHNTP; encoded by the coding sequence ATGCCTGGGCCGGATACGACGCACCGCTGCAGGGCTGATATGGATGGCGCATCGCTGATCTTCGTTGTTCCCGGTTCGATCGAGCAACGCACCGGCGGCACCCTGTACGACCGGCGCATCATCGACGGTATGCGGGCAATCGGCCAGCCGGTCACGCTGGTGGAGCTTCCCGGCCGCTTTCCGGTATGCGACCCGGTTGCGAAATCAGCAGCCGACTCCGTTCTCCACGCGGCGCCCGACGGCACACGGATAGTCATCGACGGACTCGCCCTGCCAGGCTTCGCGGAATCCCTGTCGGATCACCGGGACCGGCTGCGGCTGACGGCGCTGATCCATCACCCGCTGGCGGCGGAATCCGGCCTCGACGACGGTACCCGTGACGCCCTTTTCGCGCTGGAACGCGCCATGCTGCGCGACGTCGGCGGCATTATCACGACCAGCCCCGCGACGGCCCGGATGCTGGCCGGTTACGATGTCGCGGCGGACCGGCTCGCCACCGTCCTGCCGGGCACCGACCCGGCCCCGCGGGCAACGGGCTCGAACGGCGGCCCGGTGCGGCTGCTCTGCGTCGCTACCCTGATCGCCCGGAAAGGCCATATACGGTTGATTTCCGCCCTTGCGGACTGCGCCGGACTGGACTGGCGGCTCGATTGCCTCGGCGCGGCGGACCGCGACCCGGCGGTCACGGCGGCCATTCGCACCGAAATCGCGGCACGGAGTTTCGCCGACCGGGTCGTGCTGCATGGCGAAGCGGACGCGGCGGCGTTGGCGGCGGCCTATGACGCGGCGGATATTTTCGTGCTGGCCTCCGCGCTCGAAGGCTACGGCATGGCCTTTGCCGAAGCGCTGGCGCATGGCCTGCCGGTGATCGCCAGTGGCGACGGCGCGGTACGTGACACCGTGCCGCCAATGGCCGGGATTATCGTGCCGGTCGGCGATCACGACGCCCTCGTCGCGGCGCTGACGCGGATGATCGCGGATCCGGCGTTGCGCGCGGAAAAGGCCGCGGGCGCGCGGGCGGCCGGGTCGCGGTTGCCCGACTGGCCGGCGGCGGCGCGGCAGTTCACTCAGGCGCTCGGACTCGTCCCGGCGCATAATACGCCATGA
- a CDS encoding 6-carboxytetrahydropterin synthase, giving the protein MFSITVRDSVMIAHSLKGAVFGPAQRLHGATFVIEVTLRRAKLDENGIVADIGRATTLLGEILETYAYRNLDDLPEFAGRNSTTEVLAKEIHDRYAGGIRAGRLDGDAHETIVSLGVVLRENPDAWAGYDAPLQG; this is encoded by the coding sequence ATGTTCAGCATTACCGTCCGCGACAGTGTCATGATCGCCCACTCCCTGAAAGGCGCGGTCTTCGGCCCCGCCCAGCGACTGCACGGGGCAACATTCGTTATTGAGGTGACCCTGCGCCGCGCGAAACTGGATGAAAACGGGATTGTCGCGGATATCGGCCGCGCAACGACGCTGCTCGGCGAAATACTGGAAACGTACGCGTACAGAAATCTGGACGATCTGCCTGAATTCGCGGGCCGGAATTCCACCACCGAGGTCCTGGCGAAGGAAATCCATGACCGCTATGCCGGCGGCATCCGCGCCGGCCGGCTGGATGGCGACGCGCATGAAACAATCGTTTCGCTGGGCGTGGTCCTGCGGGAAAATCCCGATGCCTGGGCCGGATACGACGCACCGCTGCAGGGCTGA